The genomic region CTCCTTCTCCCAATGAAAATTCAGATTTTCGTCGCTGAACTTTAAAAGGGAAAGTTCGTCCACGACGAGTTCGGTGAGTTTTTTGATTCCGAATACTTCCTGTCCGTTCGTGGTTTTGAGATGAAGTTCTCTATTAGAAAGTTTTAATGCACTTTCGAATCCGCCGGTTGTGCTCGTCGTGTCGTAGATGATCGCGAAGCGATTCTTAAGCGCTTCCAAGCTTTCTTTTCTAAGGTCGATCGCCTCGTCGGCTCCGAGGTTGAGGGAAAGTTTTAAAAGATGATCGTGTCTTGCAAGCGCTGTGATTTTAAAATCGATTTTAGAGGATGCTCTAAAGGCGGCTAACGCGGCTATGACGAGACTTCCCAATCTTCTCGGACCGAGAACGGCTACGTTGTCTCCCTTCTTCGGCGGAGATGCGATCACGGCTTGCAAAGACGCGGCGAACGGTTCGATCAACACGGCGGTTTTATCGGGGAGATTTTGATACGGAATCGCCGCGTTCTGAGGAGCTAAGATATAAGGACCGAATCCACCGGGAAGTCTGTCGATCCCGAGAACTTTTCTTTCGGGGCTGTGCGACGGAATTCCTTCTTCGCAAAATTCATCGGAAGGTTTTTCTCCTCTCGCTTCGAACGTATCGTTGATCTCGACTACGTATTTTTGTTTGGTTCCGTTTTGAGGTTCTATGTCTTCGGCTATGACCTCGTGTCCGATCACTTGCGGAAGCGGAAACGGAAGAAAACGACGGGAAAGATCCGTGGAACAAACTCCGCAGAGTTTGGATTTTAAAAGTTTATAACCGGGTCCGAGATGTAAGTATTCTTTTCCGTTTCTGGAAATGTCCCAACCTTTTTCCAAACTTCCTTCGAATTGATAATCCGCTTTTTCGAAAGTATCATCCGAACGATAGTCCATGGCTTCAAATTGGATTTTCATACATCACCCTTGGTTTAGACAAAGAATCTAAGAATTACGGTCAGTGTAGAATTCGGTTGGATTCCGACAAATCCATTCTCATCGATTGGAGAATACGATTTTGCCTTTCCTCCAGACGGAAAATTCTCCCGGTTTGCAAACGGTCCATTCTTCGTTGGATGTGAGCGGTTGTGTGGCGATCACGGTGACTATGTCTCCCGGTGTTGTCACCTTTCGAAAGTCCACGCTGAGATCGGCGTCCACAAGTCGGGCCTTTCCGAACGGAGATTTGCGTGTGATCCACGAAAGTTTCGTGGAACAGAACGTGTAGAGATTTTTGGAATCGCTGAGAAGCAGATTGGAAACTCCTTTTTGATGGAGTTCCGACATATAACCTTCGACGGCTTGAAAGAGTTCGGTTTCTTTTTTCGGAGGAGAATGGAACTTCTTTTTCAATTTTCCCAAAAGCCAACAAAATGCGAACTCGGAGTCCGTACTTCCGACCGGTTGGAAATCACCGAGGGATTCTTTCTTGATGCCCTTAAACTGACCGTTGTGGGCAAAGGTCCAGTAGGAGCCCCAAAATTCTCGGATGAAAGGATGTGTGTTTTTGAGATCCACTTTGCCGCGGTTGGCTTTTCGAATATGACTGATTACGATTTCGCTTTTGATCGGAAGCGTTTGGACAAAGGCCGCGATCTTGGATTCGACACCGGGTTCCGGGTCGTGAAATACGCGAAGTCCTTTTCCTTCGTAGAACGCAATTCCCCAA from Leptospira kmetyi serovar Malaysia str. Bejo-Iso9 harbors:
- a CDS encoding alcohol dehydrogenase catalytic domain-containing protein — its product is MKIQFEAMDYRSDDTFEKADYQFEGSLEKGWDISRNGKEYLHLGPGYKLLKSKLCGVCSTDLSRRFLPFPLPQVIGHEVIAEDIEPQNGTKQKYVVEINDTFEARGEKPSDEFCEEGIPSHSPERKVLGIDRLPGGFGPYILAPQNAAIPYQNLPDKTAVLIEPFAASLQAVIASPPKKGDNVAVLGPRRLGSLVIAALAAFRASSKIDFKITALARHDHLLKLSLNLGADEAIDLRKESLEALKNRFAIIYDTTSTTGGFESALKLSNRELHLKTTNGQEVFGIKKLTELVVDELSLLKFSDENLNFHWEKENRSNQTVYVAPSVGKISLPSHFKVYYGSIEDAEKILESPDFKGHVPRFDLGIAGTAEEIDLLIRPNKNHENSLIRPRSAILFKGESNGNSLLEFLNANKSIHSSRCGDFHLAIKLLQENKNVSEALEKNMVTHSYSPENLPQAFTTAHTPEAIKVVIEHA
- a CDS encoding class II glutamine amidotransferase translates to MCELLGMSANVPTDICFSLTGLVQRGGKTGPHKDGWGIAFYEGKGLRVFHDPEPGVESKIAAFVQTLPIKSEIVISHIRKANRGKVDLKNTHPFIREFWGSYWTFAHNGQFKGIKKESLGDFQPVGSTDSEFAFCWLLGKLKKKFHSPPKKETELFQAVEGYMSELHQKGVSNLLLSDSKNLYTFCSTKLSWITRKSPFGKARLVDADLSVDFRKVTTPGDIVTVIATQPLTSNEEWTVCKPGEFSVWRKGKIVFSNR